In Vibrio bathopelagicus, one DNA window encodes the following:
- a CDS encoding mannitol-1-phosphate 5-dehydrogenase yields the protein MKALHFGAGNIGRGFIGKLLSDAGMKVTFADVNETVVNALIERKEYPVKIVGEECVVEVVKNVTAVNSATSAVVDCIAESDIVTTAVGPTVLKIISKSIAQGIEKRAAANNTAPMNIIAAENMVRGTSQLKAAVLEHLSDEMKAFIEEHIGFVDSAVDRIVPPAEAGETDPLAVTVETFSEWIVDQTQFKGEIPNIPGMECTDNLMAFVERKLFTLNTGHLVTAYLGVLAGHETIKDSIEDDVIRAEVTATMEESGAVLIKRYGFDPEAHAAYIQKILGRFANPFLRDEVDRVGRQPIRKLSPQDRLVKPLNGTLEYGLPNVHLVKAIAAAFHYKNEDDPQAVELQAMFAEKGFAETLAHYSELNSDSEVVKLAEEAYLALK from the coding sequence ATGAAAGCGTTACATTTTGGTGCAGGTAATATCGGTCGTGGCTTCATTGGTAAACTTCTTTCTGACGCTGGTATGAAGGTTACGTTTGCTGACGTAAATGAAACGGTTGTAAATGCGTTAATTGAACGCAAAGAATACCCAGTTAAGATTGTTGGTGAAGAGTGTGTTGTTGAAGTTGTTAAGAACGTGACAGCAGTAAACTCAGCGACAAGCGCCGTGGTAGATTGCATTGCTGAGTCTGATATTGTGACCACAGCGGTAGGCCCGACTGTTCTTAAAATTATCTCTAAGTCGATTGCTCAAGGCATTGAAAAGCGTGCTGCAGCAAACAATACCGCACCAATGAACATCATCGCGGCAGAGAACATGGTTCGCGGTACTAGCCAATTAAAAGCAGCAGTGTTAGAGCACCTTTCTGATGAAATGAAAGCCTTCATTGAAGAGCACATTGGCTTTGTTGATTCAGCGGTCGACCGTATTGTTCCACCGGCAGAAGCGGGCGAAACAGACCCTCTAGCTGTAACCGTTGAAACGTTCAGCGAGTGGATCGTAGATCAAACACAATTTAAGGGTGAGATTCCAAACATCCCAGGTATGGAATGCACTGACAACCTAATGGCTTTCGTTGAGCGTAAACTGTTTACGCTAAATACGGGTCACTTGGTAACCGCATACCTTGGTGTGCTTGCTGGTCACGAAACCATTAAAGACTCGATCGAAGATGACGTAATCCGAGCTGAAGTAACAGCAACGATGGAAGAAAGCGGTGCGGTTTTGATTAAGCGTTACGGTTTTGATCCAGAAGCTCACGCGGCTTACATCCAAAAGATTCTTGGTCGTTTTGCTAACCCGTTCCTACGTGATGAAGTAGACCGTGTTGGTCGTCAGCCAATTCGTAAACTGAGCCCGCAAGACCGCCTAGTTAAGCCTCTGAACGGTACATTAGAGTATGGCCTACCGAATGTTCACCTAGTAAAAGCAATTGCAGCAGCGTTCCATTATAAGAATGAAGACGACCCACAAGCGGTTGAACTTCAAGCAATGTTCGCAGAAAAAGGGTTTGCTGAGACATTAGCGCATTATTCTGAGCTGAATAGTGACTCAGAAGTTGTTAAACTAGCGGAAGAAGCTTATCTAGCATTAAAATGA
- a CDS encoding LysR family transcriptional regulator, which produces MDVKVFRTFLEVARVRHFGRAAENLYLTQAAVSARIKQLEGYFDTQLFIRDRNNIKLTSSGERLIGYAEVMVSTLQQAKFELSLESGKALQLTLGGTPNIWDAYLQNCLSVVTDSFGGYGFMAEVMGREQLNRNLLERTLDMAFAFDQIKAEELNCKKVADLVLVLVSTQQDDLESVFQHKYVYVDWGTRFGSEHAERHPKVPAPYLRTSTARIALDFILEKGGSAYLPVSMVEPFIDSGQLHKVKGVEDWYRPIYLSYRKSSTSVDAIMQVETLVNEIDPSTAYTLQQAAEQGPE; this is translated from the coding sequence ATGGATGTGAAAGTATTTAGAACCTTTCTTGAGGTTGCAAGGGTGCGCCATTTTGGGCGTGCAGCTGAAAACTTGTATTTAACGCAAGCGGCGGTGAGTGCGCGGATCAAACAGCTTGAAGGCTATTTTGATACTCAGCTCTTCATTCGTGACCGTAATAACATCAAGCTCACCTCTTCCGGTGAACGTTTGATTGGTTATGCGGAAGTGATGGTGTCTACCTTACAACAGGCTAAATTTGAGCTGTCGTTAGAGAGTGGCAAAGCCTTGCAGTTAACATTGGGTGGCACACCGAATATTTGGGATGCGTATTTGCAAAACTGTTTAAGCGTAGTGACCGATTCTTTCGGCGGCTACGGCTTCATGGCTGAGGTGATGGGGCGCGAGCAACTTAACCGTAATTTGCTAGAACGAACCTTAGATATGGCTTTCGCTTTTGATCAGATCAAAGCGGAAGAGTTGAACTGTAAAAAAGTCGCTGACTTGGTTTTGGTGTTGGTATCAACGCAACAAGATGATCTGGAATCTGTATTCCAACATAAATATGTTTATGTCGACTGGGGAACGCGTTTTGGTTCTGAACATGCAGAGCGTCACCCAAAAGTGCCTGCGCCGTATCTACGCACCTCAACAGCTCGTATTGCTTTAGACTTTATCTTAGAGAAAGGGGGCAGTGCCTATTTACCTGTTTCTATGGTTGAGCCTTTTATCGACTCTGGTCAGCTGCATAAGGTGAAAGGGGTTGAAGATTGGTATCGTCCTATCTACCTAAGCTATCGTAAAAGCAGCACATCTGTTGACGCTATCATGCAGGTTGAGACGTTGGTTAACGAGATTGACCCATCGACGGCTTACACGTTGCAACAAGCCGCTGAGCAAGGCCCTGAGTAG
- the nagB gene encoding glucosamine-6-phosphate deaminase, with the protein MRLIPLSNKAKVGKWAARHIADSIKKFAPTAERPFVLGLPTGSTPLTTYAELIELYKAGEVSFKHVVTFNMDEYVGIDPNHPESYRTFMHENFFNHVDIQAENINLLDGKAEDIDAHCAAYEEKIRSYGKINLFMGGVGIDGHIAFNEPGSSLSSRTRIKTLTEDTRIANSRFFDGDINQVPKYALTIGVATLLDSEEVMILSLGHNKAQALQMAIEGSVNHMWTVTALQMHRKAIIVADEPAQQELKVKTLRYFQELEAENIQDL; encoded by the coding sequence ATGAGACTTATTCCTTTAAGCAACAAAGCAAAAGTAGGTAAATGGGCTGCTCGTCACATCGCAGATTCTATCAAAAAATTCGCTCCAACTGCTGAGCGTCCATTTGTTCTAGGTCTTCCTACTGGTAGCACACCTCTAACTACTTATGCTGAGCTAATTGAACTTTACAAAGCGGGCGAAGTAAGCTTCAAGCACGTTGTAACATTCAACATGGATGAGTACGTTGGTATCGACCCGAACCACCCAGAGTCTTACCGCACATTCATGCACGAGAACTTCTTCAACCACGTTGATATTCAAGCAGAAAACATCAACCTGCTAGACGGCAAAGCTGAAGACATCGATGCTCACTGTGCAGCATACGAAGAGAAAATCCGTTCATACGGCAAAATCAACCTGTTCATGGGCGGCGTAGGCATCGACGGTCACATCGCATTCAATGAGCCAGGTTCTTCTCTATCTTCACGCACTCGTATCAAAACGTTGACTGAAGACACTCGTATCGCGAACTCTCGTTTCTTCGATGGCGACATCAACCAAGTTCCTAAATACGCACTAACTATCGGTGTTGCTACTCTTCTAGATTCTGAAGAAGTAATGATCCTTTCTCTAGGCCACAACAAAGCTCAAGCGCTTCAAATGGCTATCGAAGGTTCTGTAAACCATATGTGGACTGTTACTGCTCTACAGATGCACCGTAAAGCTATCATCGTTGCTGATGAGCCAGCTCAACAAGAGCTAAAAGTTAAGACTCTACGCTACTTCCAAGAGCTAGAAGCAGAGAACATCCAAGACCTATAA
- a CDS encoding DUF413 domain-containing protein, protein MSETEFRHGKKRFYDTIKFPRGFAKSGDFTLSEEEILTLFGDTMLALETGELTPINAEERHFIKVLSHPHKAKSKLDRVWLKYIQLARGRRRFHTLNGCKRGEVPREEYESELVLED, encoded by the coding sequence ATGTCTGAGACCGAATTCCGACACGGAAAAAAACGTTTTTATGACACCATTAAATTCCCACGAGGGTTCGCTAAGTCAGGTGATTTTACTCTGTCAGAAGAGGAAATCCTAACCTTGTTTGGTGACACTATGCTTGCACTTGAGACTGGTGAACTAACACCAATCAATGCAGAAGAAAGACACTTCATCAAAGTGTTGTCTCATCCTCATAAGGCAAAGTCCAAGTTAGACCGTGTTTGGTTGAAGTACATTCAACTAGCTCGTGGACGCCGTCGCTTTCATACCCTAAACGGCTGCAAACGCGGTGAAGTGCCAAGGGAAGAATACGAAAGTGAGTTAGTGTTAGAAGATTAG
- a CDS encoding MltR family transcriptional regulator produces MPIQTSHETELLEALSEAESASACLMAAYDALDDTVDAVLKNIFKKDDTAIKFVVEPLLNSGGPLGEIMIRAKLLLGLGVISKELYDDLEIFVTLKEWAKIQGEDTSFTEVDVIFELNKVKAIQRIMPIEYDSEMVETMSGPMLEMFLGRHNQKVKSTIVLAITDIITTLCRDNALSS; encoded by the coding sequence ATGCCAATACAAACTAGCCACGAAACTGAATTACTCGAAGCCCTATCTGAAGCTGAGAGCGCTAGCGCCTGTCTAATGGCGGCTTATGATGCATTGGATGACACGGTAGATGCCGTATTAAAAAACATTTTCAAGAAAGACGACACGGCAATTAAATTTGTTGTTGAACCACTTCTCAACAGTGGCGGGCCGTTAGGCGAGATTATGATCCGCGCTAAGCTGCTATTAGGGCTTGGTGTGATCAGTAAAGAGCTCTACGATGATTTAGAGATTTTCGTTACCTTGAAAGAGTGGGCGAAAATACAGGGTGAAGACACCAGCTTCACAGAAGTCGACGTTATATTTGAGCTCAACAAGGTGAAGGCGATTCAACGCATAATGCCAATCGAATATGACTCGGAGATGGTGGAGACCATGTCTGGTCCAATGCTTGAAATGTTCTTGGGGCGACATAATCAAAAAGTGAAGTCGACGATCGTTTTGGCTATCACTGACATTATCACTACCTTGTGCCGAGATAACGCGCTGAGTTCTTAG
- a CDS encoding PTS mannitol transporter subunit IICBA, translated as MLSPEAKIKVQNFGRFLSNMVMPNIGAFIAWGFITALFIPTGWWPNETLASMVGPMITYLLPLLIGYTGGKMVGGDRGAVVGAITTMGVIVGTDIPMFMGAMIVGPLGGIAIKKFDEAVHGKVKSGFEMLVNNFSAGIIGMICAIIAFIVIGPAVKVLSSGLAAGVNVMVEAGALPLASIFVEPAKILFLNNAINHGIFSPLGIQQSEEIGRSIFFLIEANPGPGLGLLLAYMVFGKGSAKQSAAGASIIHFLGGIHEIYFPYVLMNPRLILAVIAGGMAGVFTNVVFDSGLISPASPGSIFAILLMTPKGSYIGVVLSVIAATAVSFIVASILLKTSAQGDDEDSLEKASAQMKDMKASSKGAASGADVNLADVKAVYVACDAGMGSSAMGAGLLRKKVAAAGLDIEVTNYAINNLPADSQIVITHKDLTDRARNTIPGAMHMSLSNFLDGAVYDNLVAELVEAQSGEAKVEVPAPAEAPAQESNKLALTNDSIFLGLKATQKEDAIKFAGDQLVKLGNVSPEYVDGMFAREELVSTYLGESIAVPHGTIEAKQYVQKTGIVFCQYPEGIQWGEDEDDIAKMVIGIAAQGDEHNMVLMAITNSLDDEEAVECLQNTTNPADVLRILNGN; from the coding sequence ATGTTATCACCAGAAGCGAAGATCAAGGTTCAAAACTTTGGTCGTTTCTTATCCAATATGGTAATGCCAAACATCGGCGCATTTATTGCGTGGGGTTTCATTACTGCACTATTTATCCCAACAGGTTGGTGGCCTAACGAAACGTTAGCATCAATGGTTGGTCCTATGATTACATACCTACTGCCACTATTGATTGGTTACACCGGTGGTAAAATGGTTGGTGGTGACCGCGGTGCGGTAGTCGGCGCTATCACAACAATGGGTGTTATCGTTGGTACTGATATCCCAATGTTCATGGGTGCAATGATTGTAGGTCCACTGGGTGGTATCGCAATTAAGAAATTCGATGAAGCTGTTCACGGTAAAGTGAAGAGTGGTTTCGAAATGCTAGTGAACAACTTCTCGGCTGGTATCATCGGCATGATCTGCGCGATCATTGCGTTCATCGTGATTGGTCCTGCAGTTAAAGTTCTATCTTCTGGCTTGGCGGCTGGCGTTAACGTGATGGTTGAAGCGGGTGCATTACCTCTTGCTTCTATCTTTGTTGAACCTGCGAAAATCCTATTCCTAAACAACGCAATCAACCACGGTATCTTCTCTCCACTAGGTATCCAGCAATCTGAAGAGATTGGTCGCTCAATCTTCTTCCTAATCGAAGCTAACCCAGGTCCGGGTCTTGGTCTTCTACTTGCTTACATGGTGTTTGGTAAAGGTAGCGCGAAGCAGTCTGCTGCAGGTGCATCTATCATCCACTTCCTAGGTGGTATCCACGAAATTTACTTCCCTTACGTTCTAATGAACCCACGTCTAATCCTTGCTGTAATCGCAGGTGGTATGGCGGGTGTATTCACTAACGTAGTGTTCGATTCTGGCCTTATCTCTCCAGCATCACCAGGTTCTATCTTCGCTATCTTGTTGATGACACCTAAAGGGTCTTACATCGGTGTTGTACTTTCTGTAATCGCTGCAACGGCTGTGTCTTTCATCGTAGCTTCAATCCTACTTAAGACTTCAGCTCAAGGTGACGACGAAGATTCACTAGAAAAAGCCTCAGCTCAAATGAAAGACATGAAAGCGTCTTCTAAAGGTGCAGCATCAGGAGCTGATGTAAACCTAGCGGATGTTAAAGCTGTTTATGTAGCGTGTGATGCGGGTATGGGGTCAAGTGCAATGGGTGCCGGTCTACTTCGTAAAAAGGTAGCAGCAGCAGGCCTAGACATCGAGGTAACGAACTACGCAATCAACAACCTACCAGCTGATTCGCAGATTGTTATTACGCATAAAGACTTAACAGACCGTGCACGTAACACCATTCCAGGTGCAATGCACATGTCTCTAAGTAACTTCTTAGACGGGGCTGTATACGACAACCTAGTAGCAGAGCTGGTTGAAGCACAAAGTGGTGAGGCGAAGGTAGAAGTTCCAGCTCCTGCAGAAGCGCCTGCTCAAGAAAGCAACAAGCTTGCCCTAACTAATGACAGCATCTTCCTTGGCCTTAAAGCGACTCAAAAAGAAGACGCAATCAAATTTGCTGGTGACCAATTAGTAAAACTTGGCAACGTATCACCGGAATACGTAGACGGCATGTTTGCTCGTGAAGAGCTTGTGTCTACTTACCTAGGTGAGTCTATCGCTGTACCACACGGCACAATCGAAGCGAAACAATATGTACAAAAAACCGGCATCGTTTTCTGTCAGTACCCTGAAGGTATTCAGTGGGGCGAAGACGAAGATGATATCGCGAAGATGGTTATCGGTATTGCCGCACAAGGCGATGAGCACAACATGGTGCTGATGGCTATTACCAATTCACTCGATGATGAAGAAGCTGTGGAATGCCTACAGAACACAACAAACCCTGCTGATGTTCTACGTATTCTCAACGGAAACTAA